From a single Leptospira levettii genomic region:
- the mltG gene encoding endolytic transglycosylase MltG produces the protein MNSKVKKYLILSGLGAALLLVLALISFFIVDEIKGGAVGDGQNKYELIIDSGEPSSSVVKELANAGMIKSSVYFNYLIKFTRAGNKIKQGVYDINDGMSSRKILDVIISGKVKLITFTVPEGYNNRQIGDLLVTKKLVPSREEFLKVTQSQALLTKYNIPANTLEGYLFPETYSVPLNYPLERITEMMIKRFYKKLETIPEAKGIKPADLHFRVVLASIVEREAVRKEERPMMAGVFLTRIEKNINLESCATIQYLFDKPKKRLFESDLKIVSPYNTYMNGGWPPGPISNPGLPALEASFRPMKSDKLFFLLKPDGSHYFSSTFKEHLEAKKKFIDVLYQ, from the coding sequence ATGAATTCAAAAGTTAAAAAATACCTGATACTTTCAGGATTAGGTGCTGCTTTACTCTTAGTTTTGGCACTCATCAGTTTTTTCATCGTGGATGAAATCAAAGGCGGAGCCGTTGGAGACGGTCAAAACAAATACGAACTCATCATTGATTCTGGTGAACCTTCTTCCAGTGTTGTAAAAGAATTAGCGAATGCTGGAATGATTAAATCTAGCGTATACTTTAATTATCTCATCAAATTTACACGAGCTGGAAACAAAATCAAACAAGGTGTTTATGACATCAATGATGGAATGAGTTCTCGTAAAATTTTAGATGTCATTATTTCCGGAAAAGTCAAACTCATCACATTCACAGTTCCCGAAGGATATAACAATCGTCAAATAGGTGATCTCTTAGTCACAAAAAAGCTCGTTCCATCAAGAGAAGAATTTTTAAAAGTAACTCAAAGCCAGGCATTACTTACAAAATACAATATACCTGCCAATACTTTGGAAGGTTATTTATTTCCTGAAACATATTCTGTCCCGTTAAACTACCCTTTAGAACGCATCACTGAAATGATGATCAAACGTTTTTATAAAAAATTGGAGACCATCCCAGAAGCAAAAGGTATAAAACCTGCTGATCTACATTTTAGAGTTGTACTTGCTTCGATAGTGGAAAGAGAAGCCGTCCGAAAAGAAGAAAGACCAATGATGGCTGGAGTATTTCTGACTCGAATAGAAAAAAATATAAACTTAGAATCTTGTGCCACCATACAGTACTTATTCGATAAACCTAAAAAAAGACTATTTGAGTCTGATTTGAAAATAGTATCACCATACAATACATATATGAATGGAGGTTGGCCACCTGGTCCAATTTCTAACCCAGGTTTACCAGCACTCGAAGCGTCCTTTCGACCAATGAAATCTGATAAATTGTTTTTCCTTTTAAAACCAGATGGATCCCATTATTTTTCTTCTACCTTCAAAGAACATTTGGAAGCTAAGAAAAAATTCATCGATGTTTTGTATCAATAG
- a CDS encoding TonB-dependent receptor translates to MKSIKTLLTLSLLVFISTFGLSAQSNGSIRGTIIDSENGEPVFGATIVIRSEKKFAKTDFDGKYILEIPPGTYQVEYQMYGYGPQNRTIVVTAGKPSQMNVTFGAQVLQTVEVKDRAINESDAALLQLQKKSATVSDSIGAESIKKSPDSSASDVIKRVTGITIIGGKFVFVRGLGERYSSTYLNDAYIPSTEPDKRVVPLDLFPASLIKNIRVIKSFVPEESGEFSGGLVKIETKEYPDQLTVNFGMGVGYNSNTTRNKWLTFKGGDFFGRPTANQELPSAVKAVPEFLPFEPGSRFGGLNPTLVNVGGVTFPSQWSPDQTKAPYDKNFNFTIGNTFKLTESGQRLGVIFGTTHSVDYRFKRQKDVRYIPGNPVNLSVKDLTTVTPLQTQDADIYLEERLFGNNLNLAYEPTSGQQFFLKNFYSVSSEKSVRESVGTNNIDNFQFFSQTNDFISRQLFNTSFGGKHAVNLGSMNRPHTLDWQMNYGEAKRDEPNLTQQVWRRPQTSPVTTIPTRLGNNPDGSRFYSTSNDTVRSFSVAYEIPFDQWNGLKSSFKFGGSALDRFKSFTFREFGSKSNVGTGTGDLYLVPGEITYNPIEFLRTNSTGLANRTFSERQVEPNAYDAYQKLHSYFSQFDLPLFPKFRFIGGARYEDSYQKVKTFVLKEQFDVRRPGYGCDVGSEGERILLVKNNICSADNNGVGEIRTKDILPSVNLVYEFLQDQNLRFGYSQTLTRPDFRELSPFAFTPYFGGDRIRGNPNLQRTYIHNFDFRYEYFMGGSNYVGAGAFLKDLSNPIELIGQPVAGQISPFFTYANASRATIRGVELDFRREFFDKFRFETNVFFIKSLVNVISWEQYTVGKAGLLDPIDRSFSYDPTNIRRPLQGQSDFVANLKFDIFLNKLKTTTLGFYYNYFGDRIFVVGANGTPDAYERGVGLTDIVFSHKMDDKLDFKFAAKNVTDQRFKIYVKDELLNEEKLFRSYREGVSFSMSASYRF, encoded by the coding sequence ATGAAATCAATCAAAACTCTTCTTACCTTATCCTTATTGGTTTTTATTTCAACTTTTGGCCTATCTGCTCAAAGTAATGGATCAATTCGAGGAACTATTATTGATTCTGAAAACGGAGAACCCGTTTTTGGTGCGACCATTGTTATACGATCTGAAAAAAAATTCGCAAAAACTGATTTTGACGGAAAATACATTTTAGAGATACCTCCTGGCACTTACCAAGTTGAATACCAAATGTATGGTTATGGTCCGCAAAACAGAACTATTGTTGTAACTGCTGGAAAACCAAGTCAAATGAATGTAACATTTGGTGCGCAAGTATTACAAACTGTCGAAGTGAAGGACCGAGCCATCAATGAATCAGATGCAGCTCTTTTGCAGTTACAAAAAAAATCTGCAACTGTCTCTGATTCAATTGGTGCGGAATCGATTAAAAAATCACCAGATTCATCAGCCAGTGATGTAATTAAACGTGTAACAGGGATTACAATTATTGGTGGAAAATTCGTATTTGTTCGAGGATTAGGTGAAAGATATTCCTCTACTTATTTAAATGATGCATACATCCCATCCACAGAGCCAGACAAACGTGTTGTTCCATTGGATTTATTTCCTGCATCATTGATTAAAAATATTAGAGTGATTAAATCTTTTGTTCCAGAAGAGTCAGGCGAATTTTCAGGTGGTTTAGTAAAAATTGAAACTAAAGAATATCCTGACCAACTAACTGTGAATTTCGGGATGGGAGTTGGATACAATTCTAACACAACTCGCAATAAATGGTTAACATTTAAAGGTGGAGATTTTTTTGGAAGACCAACTGCAAACCAAGAACTTCCTTCTGCAGTAAAAGCGGTTCCTGAATTTTTGCCTTTTGAGCCTGGATCACGTTTCGGTGGACTGAATCCAACACTTGTTAATGTCGGAGGGGTTACTTTTCCTTCTCAATGGTCACCTGATCAAACAAAAGCTCCTTATGATAAAAATTTTAATTTCACGATTGGTAATACATTTAAATTAACGGAATCAGGACAACGATTGGGTGTAATTTTTGGAACAACTCATTCTGTTGATTATCGATTTAAAAGACAGAAAGATGTACGTTATATTCCTGGTAACCCAGTCAATCTATCTGTAAAAGACTTAACAACAGTTACTCCGTTACAAACGCAAGATGCTGATATCTATTTAGAAGAGAGACTTTTCGGTAATAATTTAAACTTGGCTTATGAACCAACATCAGGACAACAATTCTTCCTGAAGAACTTTTACTCAGTTTCTTCCGAAAAATCAGTAAGAGAATCTGTTGGAACTAACAACATTGACAATTTTCAATTTTTTTCTCAAACAAATGATTTCATCAGTCGCCAACTTTTCAATACTAGCTTCGGTGGAAAACATGCTGTCAATTTAGGTTCGATGAATCGACCTCATACATTAGATTGGCAAATGAATTATGGGGAAGCTAAACGTGATGAACCAAATTTAACCCAACAAGTATGGAGAAGACCTCAGACTAGCCCTGTAACAACGATTCCGACTCGACTTGGAAATAACCCAGACGGATCTAGATTTTATTCAACTTCAAATGATACAGTAAGAAGTTTCAGTGTTGCTTATGAAATTCCTTTTGATCAGTGGAATGGTTTAAAATCTTCTTTTAAATTCGGTGGTTCTGCACTCGATCGATTTAAATCGTTTACCTTTAGAGAATTTGGTTCTAAATCAAATGTTGGTACAGGAACAGGTGATCTTTACTTAGTTCCAGGTGAAATCACTTATAACCCTATTGAATTTTTAAGAACTAATAGCACGGGACTTGCCAACCGAACATTTTCGGAAAGACAAGTAGAACCAAACGCTTACGACGCATATCAGAAGTTACATTCTTATTTCTCTCAATTCGATCTACCATTGTTTCCGAAATTCAGATTTATAGGTGGAGCACGTTACGAAGACTCCTATCAAAAAGTAAAAACATTCGTACTAAAAGAACAATTTGATGTAAGAAGGCCTGGATATGGTTGTGATGTAGGATCAGAAGGAGAGAGAATTCTTTTAGTTAAAAATAATATCTGTTCTGCTGATAATAACGGTGTTGGTGAGATTCGAACTAAGGACATTTTGCCTAGTGTAAATTTAGTATATGAATTTCTTCAGGATCAAAATTTACGATTTGGTTATTCACAAACTCTTACAAGACCCGACTTTAGAGAATTATCACCATTTGCCTTTACACCGTATTTTGGTGGGGATAGAATTCGTGGTAATCCAAACCTTCAAAGAACATATATTCATAACTTTGATTTTCGTTACGAATACTTTATGGGTGGATCAAACTATGTCGGAGCAGGTGCTTTCCTAAAAGATTTATCCAATCCGATTGAATTAATTGGTCAACCTGTTGCAGGTCAAATTTCTCCATTCTTTACTTACGCAAATGCTAGTCGTGCAACTATTCGCGGTGTAGAATTAGATTTTCGAAGAGAATTTTTCGATAAATTTAGATTTGAGACAAACGTATTCTTTATCAAATCGCTCGTGAATGTAATTTCGTGGGAGCAATATACTGTAGGTAAAGCTGGTCTTTTAGATCCGATTGATAGAAGTTTCTCTTATGATCCGACAAACATAAGAAGACCACTGCAAGGACAGTCTGACTTTGTTGCGAATCTTAAATTCGATATTTTTCTTAATAAATTGAAAACGACAACTTTAGGTTTCTACTACAACTACTTTGGTGATCGAATATTCGTTGTGGGAGCAAATGGAACTCCTGATGCATATGAAAGAGGGGTTGGTTTAACTGATATCGTTTTTTCGCATAAAATGGATGATAAGTTAGATTTCAAATTTGCTGCAAAAAACGTCACAGACCAAAGGTTCAAAATCTATGTTAAAGATGAATTATTGAACGAAGAAAAACTCTTCCGTTCCTATCGAGAAGGGGTTTCCTTTTCTATGTCAGCAAGTTATCGATTTTAA
- a CDS encoding prohibitin family protein: MKRRSIFLFSFQFLPILLLGMIFTSCISIINPGEVGLMWRPYSSGLSQKPLESRVQTYMPWNSVYVYSIQWSSYQEKVEVLTRDDLTITVTANIIIRPIQNEIYELEMEIGRDYYDKVVKPQFRTAIRNILSAYNMVSISKETPNVSAQIKKSLTEKLKFKHVEIDDVIIDDVEYSPSILKAIESKLTKQQEQEQMKFEINIAKRDAEIQQITADGKAKAVLIEAEAQAKAQKMISDSLTPKYIQLKAMENPNNKLIFVPNGKDGLPIIVNPEGK; encoded by the coding sequence ATGAAACGTCGATCCATTTTTCTCTTTAGTTTCCAGTTCCTTCCTATTTTGTTACTTGGGATGATATTCACCTCTTGTATTTCAATCATCAACCCAGGTGAGGTAGGGCTTATGTGGAGGCCTTATAGCTCGGGACTCAGTCAAAAACCTTTGGAGTCTCGAGTCCAAACCTATATGCCTTGGAACAGTGTCTACGTTTACTCAATCCAATGGAGTAGTTACCAAGAAAAGGTAGAAGTTTTAACTCGTGACGATTTGACAATCACTGTGACAGCCAATATCATCATTCGACCCATACAAAATGAAATTTATGAACTGGAGATGGAAATAGGCAGAGACTATTACGACAAGGTAGTTAAACCCCAATTCAGAACCGCAATTCGAAACATACTTTCTGCTTATAATATGGTATCGATTTCGAAAGAGACTCCCAATGTTTCAGCTCAGATTAAAAAATCTTTAACCGAAAAATTGAAGTTTAAACATGTTGAGATTGATGATGTGATCATTGATGATGTTGAATACAGTCCTTCCATTTTAAAAGCAATAGAAAGTAAACTCACAAAACAGCAAGAACAAGAGCAGATGAAGTTTGAGATCAACATTGCCAAACGTGATGCTGAAATCCAACAAATCACTGCTGATGGAAAAGCCAAAGCAGTGTTAATTGAAGCTGAAGCTCAGGCTAAAGCCCAAAAGATGATTTCTGATTCATTAACTCCCAAATACATCCAACTGAAAGCAATGGAAAATCCAAACAACAAATTGATATTTGTACCGAACGGGAAAGATGGATTGCCAATCATTGTAAATCCTGAAGGCAAATAA
- a CDS encoding ankyrin repeat domain-containing protein, with protein MSQILSSRIFKNIIPFLIILLIAVVGNGCVEDETVIKNPPSLELRLFHAVEKGNLEEVKSLLAQGVSINAKDSLGNSSLIKAVDEEEMELAKFLIQKGANVNLRNTMGETALYRAVFRGNLDLVKLLVKAGAETKAKTVGGVSIVELAEERGEDSILKYLESIK; from the coding sequence ATGTCCCAAATCTTATCGAGCCGAATTTTCAAAAATATCATTCCATTTCTCATTATTTTACTAATCGCTGTGGTTGGGAATGGATGTGTGGAGGATGAAACTGTCATTAAAAATCCACCTAGTCTGGAATTACGTCTCTTCCATGCGGTTGAAAAAGGGAATCTAGAAGAAGTTAAATCATTATTAGCCCAAGGTGTCTCCATCAATGCGAAGGACTCACTTGGCAATTCCTCCCTCATCAAAGCTGTCGACGAAGAAGAAATGGAGTTAGCAAAATTTCTCATCCAAAAAGGAGCCAATGTCAACCTTCGTAATACGATGGGTGAAACAGCTCTTTACCGAGCCGTGTTCCGTGGTAACTTGGACCTTGTCAAACTTCTGGTAAAAGCTGGAGCTGAGACAAAAGCAAAAACAGTTGGTGGTGTTAGTATTGTTGAACTAGCAGAAGAACGCGGAGAAGACAGTATATTGAAGTATTTAGAAAGTATAAAATAA
- a CDS encoding GNAT family N-acetyltransferase, with product MNYKIREANELDIDHIFQFILKKAEFDRNLGDSLGLVTTNKEIIRKTMFNDHPYAKVLLAIDTNNLPIGIAIYHFRYSSFTGLPSVWLDDLYIEPSDRGIGLGKNLMQSLIAIAKENNASDISWIASDLNESAKKFYDKIGSRQIQKNGSTITYQLTFTS from the coding sequence ATGAATTACAAAATTAGAGAAGCCAATGAATTGGATATTGATCACATTTTCCAATTCATTTTAAAAAAAGCAGAATTTGATCGGAACTTAGGAGATTCCTTGGGTTTGGTAACAACTAACAAGGAAATCATAAGAAAAACTATGTTTAATGATCATCCATATGCAAAAGTTTTATTGGCAATTGATACAAACAATCTCCCAATCGGGATTGCCATATACCATTTTAGATATTCCTCATTTACAGGCCTTCCTTCCGTTTGGTTGGATGATCTTTATATAGAACCATCGGATAGAGGAATTGGATTAGGCAAAAACCTAATGCAATCTCTAATTGCAATTGCAAAAGAAAATAACGCATCCGATATAAGCTGGATTGCTAGTGACTTGAATGAAAGTGCAAAGAAGTTTTATGATAAAATCGGAAGTAGACAAATTCAAAAAAATGGTTCAACCATTACCTACCAATTAACATTTACATCTTAG
- a CDS encoding class I SAM-dependent methyltransferase — MYNKDFWNERYVSEEYIYGKEPNEFLHSRLPNLKKGKILFPCEGEGRNAVFAASLGWDVFAFDQSEAGRQKAIQLAKEKNVTFHYEISDALTYPYAPEQMDMVALIYSHFHKSIRTTVHRNCVRTLKTGGILLLEAFSPEQLKYTSGGPKDPDMLYQLKDLRMDFSEMSVEYEETLEIELNESPFHRGKASIVRVVLRKI, encoded by the coding sequence ATGTATAACAAAGATTTCTGGAACGAACGTTATGTGAGCGAGGAATATATTTATGGAAAGGAACCGAATGAGTTTTTACATTCCCGACTTCCCAATTTAAAAAAAGGGAAAATCCTTTTTCCTTGTGAAGGAGAAGGAAGGAATGCTGTTTTTGCAGCAAGCCTAGGTTGGGATGTGTTTGCATTTGATCAGTCAGAAGCAGGAAGACAAAAGGCCATCCAGTTAGCAAAAGAAAAAAATGTCACTTTCCATTATGAAATTTCTGATGCTTTAACATACCCGTATGCGCCTGAACAAATGGATATGGTGGCACTGATTTATAGCCATTTTCATAAATCGATACGAACAACTGTTCATCGAAATTGTGTAAGAACCTTAAAAACCGGTGGAATTTTACTATTGGAAGCATTTTCTCCTGAACAGTTGAAATACACTTCAGGTGGACCAAAAGATCCAGATATGTTGTACCAACTCAAAGACCTAAGAATGGATTTTTCAGAAATGAGTGTTGAATATGAAGAAACACTTGAAATTGAACTCAATGAAAGTCCTTTCCATAGAGGCAAAGCAAGCATTGTGAGAGTTGTTCTTCGAAAGATTTAA
- a CDS encoding nitroreductase — MNPELISIHEVTKTVSEAMNTRHSIREYDPKPIPEEILNRIFETSLRSPSWKNSQPWKVHIVSGAKKELLAEKLTKTAKKSAPTPETSWPESYPSDAKKRMFDLGMKIYGVAGIDRKDKEARDQFMLRNFSFFGAPTAVFITSKFDLNFFVGIDLGCFLQSVLLLAREEGLGTCPQAALGAFPEVVRETLGLANEEKVIMGLSIGYPKADSDLNRYHTPREGSSDLIRFH, encoded by the coding sequence ATGAACCCAGAATTAATCTCTATTCATGAAGTGACTAAAACTGTTTCCGAAGCAATGAACACTCGTCATAGCATCCGAGAGTATGATCCAAAACCAATTCCAGAGGAGATTCTAAATAGAATTTTTGAAACATCATTGAGAAGTCCCAGTTGGAAAAACTCCCAACCTTGGAAGGTTCATATTGTCAGTGGAGCCAAAAAAGAACTACTCGCAGAAAAACTGACAAAAACAGCAAAAAAATCTGCACCAACTCCTGAAACGTCTTGGCCTGAATCTTATCCAAGTGATGCCAAAAAACGTATGTTTGATTTAGGTATGAAAATTTATGGAGTGGCTGGCATCGATCGTAAAGACAAAGAAGCAAGGGACCAATTTATGCTTCGTAACTTTAGTTTTTTTGGAGCGCCTACTGCTGTTTTTATCACTTCCAAATTTGATCTTAATTTTTTTGTCGGAATTGATTTGGGTTGTTTCCTTCAATCCGTTTTACTTCTCGCTAGAGAGGAAGGGCTTGGAACTTGCCCACAAGCTGCATTGGGCGCTTTCCCTGAAGTGGTTCGTGAAACACTTGGTCTAGCGAACGAAGAAAAAGTGATCATGGGTTTAAGTATTGGTTATCCAAAAGCAGATTCCGATTTAAATCGTTACCATACACCAAGAGAAGGATCGTCTGATTTAATTCGATTCCATTAA
- a CDS encoding TetR/AcrR family transcriptional regulator, whose protein sequence is MKKEPTKLRLLAVSRNLFLKQGYSETGLNQIVDEAKTVKASLYQHFSSKEELGKEVLKIYSDENLNLLKTLMKRNPKPLDFIRAWVRILSREARMSQLFGCGMANFRAQINSEEVHIRSEIERIANQTIECLSEFLQNSIQNGYISKKVDPNSLAKQLFIVYEGVLQSYRLLDDKKSLDELYKIAENLIPVSE, encoded by the coding sequence ATGAAGAAGGAACCGACTAAATTACGTCTCTTAGCCGTCAGCCGAAACCTTTTTCTAAAACAAGGATATTCAGAGACTGGTTTGAACCAAATTGTTGATGAAGCCAAAACGGTGAAGGCAAGTTTGTACCAACATTTTTCTTCTAAAGAAGAGTTGGGCAAAGAAGTTCTCAAAATTTATTCTGACGAAAATTTAAATCTGCTGAAAACCTTGATGAAACGAAATCCGAAACCTTTAGACTTTATTAGAGCTTGGGTGCGAATCCTTTCCAGAGAAGCTCGGATGTCACAATTATTTGGATGTGGAATGGCAAATTTTCGTGCCCAGATTAATTCAGAAGAAGTTCACATTCGTTCTGAAATTGAAAGGATAGCCAACCAAACGATCGAATGTTTATCTGAATTTCTTCAAAATTCGATACAAAATGGTTATATTTCCAAAAAAGTGGACCCTAATTCTCTCGCAAAACAGTTGTTTATCGTTTATGAAGGGGTATTGCAGAGTTACCGACTTTTAGATGATAAAAAATCATTAGACGAACTTTATAAAATTGCTGAAAACCTAATCCCTGTCTCAGAATGA
- a CDS encoding TonB-dependent receptor, with protein MKVIISPYTIRLIVLILTFSTVGTVSIFAEGNLEISIQIVKSNSGKPVPNAVVISKKGKTSGISNAEGIAKLQFPEPGYYEIKVSTADRTESLFREIRFKGQVILVSISETNLSGIVVSGERDKTPLSRYGLVQDEIKRLPGVSGDSLKALQTVPGVVIGAPVGILPSVFTNIGTNLLTGNPYSNSERGDLSLRGGGTRQNQYYFDGFPLPYPFHLGNQSSVLNNNLIKSFDVYTGAFPAKYGYATGGIIAIEGTDRVDENKTIINVNLFLSDIYNQTKVLPGLAMISSGRKNYPNLVLLQAYPQGIPDDAKFAEYHDYQWKLIWDLHSDHRIIFQTFGTRDRQAYTKAQADLERGGGDPRPPTGLDRMFRTDGVRYVWKGKSFRNTLSYSRTWFDEFFELRFTNPLTAENIFGLQNRTSDTITYVQNSFEWELWEEHLKFEAGVQGRFRETTLKGENISSYNRLFYNIFNDLLNSNAAFRSVIDGDRIRYREKSAYAEFQLKYGGFRFTPGARVDNYSGSNETNLAPRVTAGYVFDATKTSIMAGHGIHYNAPVSVEALSKKSGNPNLFMERAEHNSLGISQEFANNWQIKIEGFRNIFQNIIVPDAYIIDPYALNNDTRIFVNETAKVLANPITPKNLNYSNAGYGYSEGVEIFLKKTRDPREQSGLFGWISYTNSITKRINNQSRLTSDETRNRTLQNNSRTLLAQTKFGTNYINYYDDNNLEIIYNNDKQELYDLDRTHILNLVFGYKFNPEWMIGGRLRYFSGTPYTPITGATRASQAATFGLNLYFPNYSGNYNSDRFLPFHQFDLRIDRIENYSWGYINTYIEFVNFYGRRNQAGFDFDNTKNYQRNQNPSPTYDTVNSPHIVSQTPNGKMAIIPLINIGMEVRF; from the coding sequence ATGAAAGTAATCATTTCTCCATACACAATCCGATTGATTGTTCTCATTCTTACTTTCTCTACGGTTGGAACAGTTTCTATTTTTGCAGAAGGAAATTTAGAAATTTCGATTCAAATTGTAAAATCCAATTCCGGGAAACCAGTTCCCAATGCAGTTGTGATTTCAAAAAAAGGAAAAACAAGTGGTATATCCAATGCGGAGGGGATCGCCAAACTACAGTTTCCTGAACCAGGTTATTATGAGATCAAGGTTTCCACTGCTGATAGAACCGAATCGTTATTCCGTGAAATTCGTTTCAAAGGTCAGGTAATTCTTGTTTCGATCTCTGAGACAAATCTCTCTGGAATCGTGGTGAGTGGTGAGAGGGATAAAACTCCACTCTCTCGATATGGGCTTGTCCAAGATGAAATCAAACGATTACCAGGAGTGTCTGGTGATTCATTGAAAGCCTTACAAACTGTACCTGGAGTTGTGATTGGTGCACCAGTTGGAATTTTACCCTCTGTATTTACCAATATCGGAACCAATTTACTAACGGGAAATCCATACTCCAATAGTGAAAGAGGAGACTTGTCCTTACGTGGTGGAGGAACAAGGCAAAACCAATACTATTTTGATGGGTTCCCACTACCTTATCCTTTCCATTTGGGTAACCAATCCTCTGTTTTAAATAACAATTTAATCAAATCATTTGATGTGTATACAGGTGCTTTCCCAGCAAAGTATGGTTATGCGACTGGAGGGATCATCGCTATTGAAGGGACTGATCGAGTGGATGAAAATAAAACCATTATCAATGTAAATTTATTTTTATCTGATATTTATAACCAAACAAAAGTATTACCTGGCCTTGCGATGATCAGTTCTGGACGAAAAAATTATCCAAACTTAGTGCTCCTCCAGGCATACCCGCAAGGGATTCCTGATGATGCTAAATTTGCTGAATACCATGATTACCAATGGAAATTGATATGGGATCTTCATTCAGACCATCGGATCATATTCCAAACATTTGGCACGAGAGATAGACAAGCATATACGAAAGCACAGGCAGATTTAGAACGAGGTGGCGGTGACCCACGACCACCTACTGGTCTTGACCGAATGTTCCGAACGGATGGTGTGCGATATGTTTGGAAAGGAAAATCGTTTCGAAATACGTTGTCTTATTCACGAACATGGTTTGATGAATTTTTTGAACTCCGATTCACAAATCCTCTCACAGCAGAAAATATTTTCGGATTACAAAATAGAACCTCAGATACCATCACCTACGTACAAAATTCATTTGAATGGGAATTGTGGGAAGAACACCTAAAATTTGAAGCAGGTGTACAGGGTCGATTTCGTGAGACCACATTAAAAGGTGAAAATATTTCATCTTACAACCGTTTGTTTTACAATATTTTTAACGACTTATTGAATTCCAATGCTGCGTTTCGTTCTGTCATCGATGGTGATCGAATTCGGTACCGTGAAAAATCTGCCTATGCAGAATTCCAATTGAAGTATGGAGGGTTTCGTTTCACTCCTGGTGCACGTGTAGATAATTATTCGGGAAGTAATGAAACTAATTTAGCACCTAGAGTTACTGCCGGTTATGTTTTTGATGCAACAAAAACAAGTATAATGGCTGGGCATGGAATCCATTATAATGCTCCTGTTTCTGTGGAAGCCTTATCAAAAAAATCCGGGAATCCAAATTTATTTATGGAAAGAGCTGAGCATAATTCTTTGGGAATCAGCCAAGAGTTTGCAAACAATTGGCAAATTAAAATCGAAGGTTTTCGGAATATATTCCAAAACATCATTGTTCCAGATGCTTATATAATCGATCCTTATGCTCTCAATAATGATACACGTATTTTCGTAAATGAAACGGCAAAAGTTTTAGCCAATCCTATTACTCCCAAGAACCTAAATTACTCTAACGCTGGTTATGGGTATTCCGAAGGTGTTGAGATTTTTTTAAAGAAAACAAGAGACCCAAGAGAACAATCAGGTTTGTTTGGATGGATTTCGTATACAAATTCGATTACAAAAAGAATCAACAACCAATCGAGACTCACAAGTGATGAGACAAGGAATCGAACGTTACAAAACAATTCTAGAACATTGTTGGCACAAACGAAGTTTGGTACAAATTATATCAATTATTATGATGATAATAATTTGGAGATCATCTACAATAATGACAAACAAGAATTGTACGACCTCGACAGAACTCATATTCTAAACTTAGTTTTTGGTTATAAGTTTAATCCAGAATGGATGATTGGTGGACGACTTCGTTACTTTTCTGGTACTCCGTATACTCCCATAACAGGGGCTACACGAGCAAGCCAAGCAGCAACATTCGGACTCAATCTATATTTTCCCAATTATTCAGGAAATTATAATAGTGATCGATTTTTGCCTTTCCACCAATTTGACTTGCGAATTGACCGAATTGAAAACTATTCATGGGGTTATATTAATACCTACATAGAATTCGTGAATTTTTACGGTAGGAGGAACCAAGCTGGTTTTGATTTTGATAATACAAAAAATTACCAACGAAACCAAAATCCAAGCCCTACCTATGATACAGTGAACTCTCCCCACATCGTATCCCAAACACCCAATGGTAAAATGGCGATCATTCCTCTCATCAATATTGGAATGGAGGTAAGGTTTTGA